TTCACTACCGCAGCGACTTGAGCCACTGCGGAAGCTGGCATATAACCTGCACTGGGATTGGAACGTTGAGACGAAAGACTTATTCCGACGCTTAGATCCTGACTTATGGGAATCTAGCCGTCATAACCCGGTTTTGATGCTCGGTACCATTAGTCAAGCGCGTCTGTTGGAAGTCGTGGAAGATGAAGGCTTCCTGGCACAGATGGATCGAGCCGCGCGCCAGTTAGAGGATTATTTGCAAGAGCGTACCTGGTATGAAAAACAAAGAGTTGGTCATGCCTCAGATGAGAAAGGACAAGAATACTACGCCTATTTCTCGGCTGAGTTTGGGCTTGTAGATTGTTTGCCAGTCTATTCTGGAGGCTTGGGAGTTCTTGCTGGGGATCACCTCAAATCTGCTAGCGATTTAGGGCTACCTTTGGTTGGTGTGGGTCTACTCTACCAGCAAGGCTATTTTGCTCAATATCTGAACGCTGATGGTTGGCAGCAGGAACGCTACCCAATCAACGACTTTTATAATATGACTTTGCACCTAGAACGCAATCCTGATGGCTCAGAATTGCGGATTTCGGTCGATTATCCAGGACGTACTGTTTATGCTAGAGTTTGGCGTGTACAAGTGGGATCAGTTCCCCTGTATATGCTCGACACTAACATTGAACCCAATAATTCTTACGACCACAACATCACAGACCAGCTTTACGGTGGGGATATCGATATGCGTATCCACCAAGAAATTATGCTGGGGATCGGTGGTGTGCGAATGCTAAAAGCCCTTGGATACAACATCACCGCGTATCATATGAATGAAGGTCACGCGGCATTCTCTGCCCTAGAACGTATCCGCATTCTTCTTCAAGAAGAAGGGCTGAGTTATCCCCAAGCCAAACAGGTGGTGGCTTCCAGTAATATCTTTACAACTCACACACCAGTACCGGCGGGAATTGACTTGTTCCCCCCAGACAAAATGTTGTACTACCTGGGACATTACGCTGATGTCTTTGGCTTAACTAAAGAACAATATTTGGCTTTGGGACGCGAAAATACTAAAGATTCGTCTGCGCCTTTTAGTATGGCAGTCCTGGCACTGAAAATGGCGACATTCTCTAACGGTGTGGCACAACTGCATGGTGTGGTGTCACGCCAAATGTTTAAGAGTTTGTGGCAAAATGTGCCCACAGAGGAAGTGCCGATCAAAGCAATTACGAACGGCGTTCATGCTCGCAGTTGTGTTGCTAAATCTACACAGGAGTTGTACGATCGCTACCTAGGACCAAGCTGGTCATCCGCACCGACTGATAACCCTTTGTGGGAACGCATGGACGCGATCCCCGATGAAGAGTTGTGGCGTAATCACGAGCGCTGCCGCTTAGATATGATTGTCTATGTGCGGGAGCATCTGGTGAAGCATTTGCGAGACCGTGGGGCTTCTGCCTCAGAAATTGCCTCTGCACAAGAAGTTCTTGACCCCAAAGTTCTCACCATTGGCTTTGCCCGTCGCTTTGCAACCTACAAACGTGCTACTCTGTGGATGCGGGATGTTGAGCGAATTAAGCGGATTTTGTTGGCCAACAAAGACCGTAAGGTGCAGTTTGTGATCTCTGGTAAAGCACACCCCAAGGATATTCCTGGTAAGGAACTTATCCGCGAGATCAATCACTTCATCGACGAACAGGGTTTGCAAAAGCAGATTGTGTTTGTCCCCAACTACGATATTTATATATCTCGGTTGATGGTTGCTGGTTGTGATATCTGGTTAAACACTCCGCGCCGTCCACGGGAAGCTTCTGGTACAAGTGGCATGAAGGCAGCTATGAATGGTTTGCCGAATTTAAGCGTACTAGATGGTTGGTGGGATGAAGCTGATTATGTTCGTACTGGTTGGGCGATTGGACATGGAGAAATGTATGATGATCCCAATTACCAAGATGAAATAGAGGCAAATGCTTTTTACGATTTGCTGGAAAATGAAGTTGTCCCTCTGTTTTACGACCGGGATGTTGATGGTTTGCCTCGCCACTGGGTTGACAAAATGAAGGATGCAATCCGGTTAAATTGTCCGTTCTTTAACACGGCACGGATGGTGCGAGAATATGCAGAACGCGCTTATTTCCCCGCAAGCGATCGCTTCCACACTCTGACTGCTGATAAATACGCCCCAGCGAAAGAACTAGCTGATTGGCAACAGAATCTCACTGCACACTGGTTCGACATCAAAATAAAAGATGTTAACGTATCCTCTGGAGCAGATATTGAGGTTAACCAAATTGTTAACGTCAAAGCCAAAGTTGATCTGGCAACTTTGACGAACAATGATGTACAGGTGGAACTCTACCAAGGTGCCATTGATGCTGATGGCGGTATTGTCAACGGTGTTCCTGTGGTCATGGATTACCAAGGAGAGGATAAGGATGGCTTAAGTACTTACACCGTGGATATATTGTATAATACATCTGGTTACCAAGGCTTATCTTTGCGAGTTTTACCAAAACACAAAGACCTCTCTAGTCCTTATGAGCCAAGGTTAATTGTTTGGGCACAGTAAAGAAGTAAAAAGAAAAAGTTAAAAGTAAAAAAAATACTTTTAACTTTTGGAGGGGATGACAATGTAACCTGTGGTGCGATCGCCAAGAACCAGGTTACGTTGCTCCCCCCAAAACCACCAGTATGCAGCGACATAAGCACAAATGAGGCTATCGAGTTTGTCTTCGACTTGTTTGAGGGCTGCGCCTGTGGTGGGAATTTCGGAAAGAAACGAACCATCAAGACACAGAGGAGGTTGGAGAGAGGGTAAGATTTCTGTGATGTAATGGTGGAGTTTGATGAGTTCGAGGCGGCGATCGCTCAAGCGTCCTTTTTTATATTTAAGAATTCGTTCTAAGCCAAATAAATTAACTATGGCTGGATGAGGAAAGACTTCTATTTGATATCTGCCTGGTTTTTGTGGTTCGATAGTTGGTGCGTGGGCAAAACCACGGGCTTCTAATTCTAAGCCAAATTTTACTGTTCTTTCTGCAAAGGGTAGGCCCAGATTTGCTGGATAGCATCCAGCGTGATACTTGCCAAAGTGTTTGTGAGTGAGTTTGTCGGGTAAGCGACTTCCAGTAGCGTTGGGAATGAGGGTGGGTGCATCTACACCGATGATGGCGGGTTCTTCTGGTGTAACGCAAGTATCAATCCAAGTTAATATGTCTGCAATAGATTCTTTGCGGTCTAAATCTTGTATTTGCAGTTTTCCGTCTATGAATTGTAAGTAGCATAAACCGCTGGGTTGGGATTTCCAGCCTAGGTCAATTCCGAGAAATTTCATTGTTGGATTAATTGTTTTCTCTTAAGAGGATGTTTGTAAAGTATTCATTCATACTACCCTAGGCGACTGGAAGTCGCGGCTATACAGACAAAACCCGCCTGCGCGGGTTTACTCCCTTCCCACCAGAAAAATACCTATTTTTGAACCGCAGAGGCGCAGAGGAGCCAGTGCGTTGGGCGGGTTTCCCGACTTGAAGCACCTGGCGTGACACAGAGAGAGGAGTAAATTATTATAGGTAATCTTAGACCGGGAAGGGAGTAATATCATGTCCGGATCAACACTTATAAAAAACCAAGAACCTCGATTTCTGTATAAGTCAGCCTTGCTGACACCTATAAGAAGTATGGAACAGTTCCATTGACTGCTCTTGTTTGGGAATTATTCTGGAAGTTGTTAGAAGGTGCAGCCTTATATGATTCAACAAAGTGCAAAATCTAGCTCCAAATTCTTCGCCTTATTGATTGGGGTTGATTGCTATTTACCGAACATGCTACCACAAGGAGCTTCTTACAACAGTCTTGCTGGTTGTGTGCGCGATATTAATCATGTCGAATCTTTCCTGAGAAACAAACTGCAAGTACCCCCAGCACATATTCTTAAACTTACAGCTTCCAACTCTGACAGTCCCAACATACCGCAAGAGCCATCCGAACAGCTACCTACATATGACAATATCGTAGCTAAATTTAAGCAACTCACTGATTTAGCTGAACCTCAAGACCAAGTCTACATCCACTACTCCGGACATGGTGGACGTTCGACAACAATTTATCCTGATCTCAAAGGAAGCTACGGGGTAGATGAATCACTTGTCCCTACAGACATTGGCAATCCAGAAGCTCGTTATCTTCGTGATCTAGAGTTGGCAACACTCTTACAAAATATGGTAGATAAAGGGTTAGTGGTTACACTAGTTCTGGATAGCTGTCATTCTGGAGGAGCAACACGAGGAGGAGTCAATGATGCTAATATTCGCGGTTTAAATAAGAATATTATAGACACAACGCCACGACCAACAGAAAGCTTAGTTGCATCAACTGAAGAATTGATCCAAAACTGGCAACAATTAACACACGGACAACAAAACACTCGCAACGTAACTGCAGCTAGTGGTTGGTTGCCTGAACCTAAAGGATATGTTTTATTGGCTGCTTGTCGGGATAATGAGTCTGCTTATGAATATGCTTTCAATGGTAAAGAAAACAATGGTGCGTTAACTTATTGGTTATTAGACTCTCTACAGAAGTTGGGGAATGATTGTACCTTTAAGGTACTCCACGATCGCATCCTCGCAAAGATAAACAGTCAGTTTCAACAACAAACACCAATGCTGCAAGGAGAAGGCGATCGCCTGCTCTTCAGCGGTAAATCTACAAAACCACAATCTGCCATTCTTGTCAAGAAAGTTGATGTGGCTTCTAATCAGGTACTCTTGCAAGCAGGCGAAGCACAAGGTTTGCGTAAAGGTGCGGAGTTTGCCATCTATCAATTAGGCATAACCGATTTTTCCCAAACTGATAAACGAGTCGCACTGGCTAAAGTTGTAAAAGTGCGTGCAGAAGAATCTATTGCGGAAGTTACCAAAATCCTGCGTCAAGAACAAGCAGGTAACAACTTGCGTCTTTATATTCCTCCTTCTAAAGCGGGTAATTCAACACAGCAAACTCTCAGTCAAGGAATTATTGAAGATGGTGCTTCTGCTATACTACTGTCTCCTAGTGTCAAACTTGTCCGAAAGGTACGCCTGTTGCCTCCTTTAGAAAATCAGCAACTACCAAAAGAAATAGATTATAAAGAAGCATTGACAGCAGTCAAAGCCGCTAAAGAAAACGTAGAAGGCAATGGTTGGGTAGAGTTCTTATCTAGTGATCAACCGAGTGATGAACCTGTCACCTATCAGGTATCTGTCAACGCTGAAGGGGAATATGAAATTCTGGATGCAGGTGGAGAATTAATTAATTTGCGCCCTCCACTCAAAGTAGACGAACACAATGCTGCAGCTAGTGTCGTTAACCGCTTAGTGCATCTTTCCAAGTATCAAGCGACTTTACAACTAGACAACAACGACCCAATATCATCATTTGCAGGAAAACTAAAAGTTGACATCTGCCTACCAGGAGAAACCAGAGGTGAATTATTACCATTAAATGCTCCAGGTAACGTCCCAACTTTTGACGTAGATGAATCTGCAATACTGCGTATCCGCAATGAATCAACCAAAGTTCTCAACATTACCGTACTGGCTATTCAACCAGATTGGAGTATTTCCCAGCTACACCCAAAAGGGGCTGCTGCCTTTGAACCGTTAGATCCGGGCAGGGAGAAAATGATTCGCATCCAGACAAGCCTTTGTGAAGGTTATAACGAAAGTGCCGATGTTCTCAAAGTTTTTGCCACAGTTGGTGCAACGAATTTCCGGTGTCTTGAACTACCAGCACTAGACAAACCTCGTAGGGGAACACAGGTATTTAGAGCAACTAACCCACTTGAAGAATTATTAGCAGCAGTTGCAAGTGTTCAACCCCCAAATAGAAATATAAGTGCTGCGGCTTATCCCAGTGACAAATGGACAACAGAACAGGTGAAACTGGTGGTGAAGAAGATTGTTAATTGTTAAATAGCTAACAGCTAATTTGTTCTATTGGCTGTTAGCTATTTAATAATAGTAGAACTTAGGCAGAAGAGATCCCCTAACCCCCTTAAAAAGGGGGCTTTTAAGGGGGTTAGGGGGGATGGAAGTTTCGGGTTTTCAGTGCGTAAGTCCTCAATAGGCTAGCTCTAAAACCTTTTCCAGATACCATGAACAACTACACCCATGTCAAAACCATTTTAATTCTGGCAGCAAATCCGACAAGTACCTCAAGGCTACGACTTGATCAAGAAGTACGAGAAATTGATGAAGGATTGCGACGCGCTAACAAACGAGCAGAATTCAAGTTAGAGCAAAAATGGGCGGTACGTCAGCGTGACTTCTACCGCGCCATGTTAGATTATCAGCCGCAAATTGTTCACTTCTGCGGACACGGTGCTGGGCAAGATGGTATTCTTTTGCAAGATGAAACAGGACAGCCTGCATTAATCTCCGGCGAAGCACTGGGGAGCATGTTTAAGCTGTTTGCCACTAAAGGAGT
This portion of the Brasilonema sennae CENA114 genome encodes:
- the glgP gene encoding alpha-glucan family phosphorylase, yielding MQPIRTFNVSPSLPQRLEPLRKLAYNLHWDWNVETKDLFRRLDPDLWESSRHNPVLMLGTISQARLLEVVEDEGFLAQMDRAARQLEDYLQERTWYEKQRVGHASDEKGQEYYAYFSAEFGLVDCLPVYSGGLGVLAGDHLKSASDLGLPLVGVGLLYQQGYFAQYLNADGWQQERYPINDFYNMTLHLERNPDGSELRISVDYPGRTVYARVWRVQVGSVPLYMLDTNIEPNNSYDHNITDQLYGGDIDMRIHQEIMLGIGGVRMLKALGYNITAYHMNEGHAAFSALERIRILLQEEGLSYPQAKQVVASSNIFTTHTPVPAGIDLFPPDKMLYYLGHYADVFGLTKEQYLALGRENTKDSSAPFSMAVLALKMATFSNGVAQLHGVVSRQMFKSLWQNVPTEEVPIKAITNGVHARSCVAKSTQELYDRYLGPSWSSAPTDNPLWERMDAIPDEELWRNHERCRLDMIVYVREHLVKHLRDRGASASEIASAQEVLDPKVLTIGFARRFATYKRATLWMRDVERIKRILLANKDRKVQFVISGKAHPKDIPGKELIREINHFIDEQGLQKQIVFVPNYDIYISRLMVAGCDIWLNTPRRPREASGTSGMKAAMNGLPNLSVLDGWWDEADYVRTGWAIGHGEMYDDPNYQDEIEANAFYDLLENEVVPLFYDRDVDGLPRHWVDKMKDAIRLNCPFFNTARMVREYAERAYFPASDRFHTLTADKYAPAKELADWQQNLTAHWFDIKIKDVNVSSGADIEVNQIVNVKAKVDLATLTNNDVQVELYQGAIDADGGIVNGVPVVMDYQGEDKDGLSTYTVDILYNTSGYQGLSLRVLPKHKDLSSPYEPRLIVWAQ
- a CDS encoding DUF429 domain-containing protein is translated as MKFLGIDLGWKSQPSGLCYLQFIDGKLQIQDLDRKESIADILTWIDTCVTPEEPAIIGVDAPTLIPNATGSRLPDKLTHKHFGKYHAGCYPANLGLPFAERTVKFGLELEARGFAHAPTIEPQKPGRYQIEVFPHPAIVNLFGLERILKYKKGRLSDRRLELIKLHHYITEILPSLQPPLCLDGSFLSEIPTTGAALKQVEDKLDSLICAYVAAYWWFWGEQRNLVLGDRTTGYIVIPSKS
- a CDS encoding caspase family protein; protein product: MIQQSAKSSSKFFALLIGVDCYLPNMLPQGASYNSLAGCVRDINHVESFLRNKLQVPPAHILKLTASNSDSPNIPQEPSEQLPTYDNIVAKFKQLTDLAEPQDQVYIHYSGHGGRSTTIYPDLKGSYGVDESLVPTDIGNPEARYLRDLELATLLQNMVDKGLVVTLVLDSCHSGGATRGGVNDANIRGLNKNIIDTTPRPTESLVASTEELIQNWQQLTHGQQNTRNVTAASGWLPEPKGYVLLAACRDNESAYEYAFNGKENNGALTYWLLDSLQKLGNDCTFKVLHDRILAKINSQFQQQTPMLQGEGDRLLFSGKSTKPQSAILVKKVDVASNQVLLQAGEAQGLRKGAEFAIYQLGITDFSQTDKRVALAKVVKVRAEESIAEVTKILRQEQAGNNLRLYIPPSKAGNSTQQTLSQGIIEDGASAILLSPSVKLVRKVRLLPPLENQQLPKEIDYKEALTAVKAAKENVEGNGWVEFLSSDQPSDEPVTYQVSVNAEGEYEILDAGGELINLRPPLKVDEHNAAASVVNRLVHLSKYQATLQLDNNDPISSFAGKLKVDICLPGETRGELLPLNAPGNVPTFDVDESAILRIRNESTKVLNITVLAIQPDWSISQLHPKGAAAFEPLDPGREKMIRIQTSLCEGYNESADVLKVFATVGATNFRCLELPALDKPRRGTQVFRATNPLEELLAAVASVQPPNRNISAAAYPSDKWTTEQVKLVVKKIVNC